In Synchiropus splendidus isolate RoL2022-P1 chromosome 15, RoL_Sspl_1.0, whole genome shotgun sequence, the genomic stretch TGCCGCTTCTTTAGCCGCTCCACATGAATGGGCCTCGGCTGCGGCTCGCTACACGCAACTGAGGCCAGCAGGAACGCTTGGTTCTTGCTGAGTCATCATGATGGTGCTGTGTAGAGCACCCACCAGGTGTCACGATTGATCCCAAAAAGTTGGATCAACTTTGAAGGCATCGTAAACTCTGGGACCATTGTTTACATTGAGCCTGCGCGGTGCAGCCTGGCGCACCATTGCATGTTACAGCTGACAGTAAACGCAACATCGGTCTGAGTCGCGGCAGGATTCGAGCTGGCGATGCGTTCAGGGACTCACCGGCTGCTTGCTCTGGCCCTTCGGTGGTTTGCTGTACGGGCTGTATTTGGGTTTGGCCGGTTTTCCCGCCGCTCTGTCTTTGTGACGCCGACTGCTGATGTGCTGCAACACAAGTTCAGTTTCAGTTATAATAAAATATCTTACCACCTATTTATGATAGCGAGCGAATGTTTCCTGTTTCCACCTCTTCATGCAGCAACATTTAGGCCTTGTTTTCAGATTCATAGCTTTGCAAATGtatgataaatatattttttaatggaatattttgttgaagtatttcatttattttagatttaattAAATGATAAAATACAAACTGTTGTTTAACGGCGGCCATATTTGATCAAATGTCGACTCTAAAATCTTGTTTTTACTGGCTTCTGTAGGATAAATGTGCTTTGGTTCGTCCATGAATATTGTCTCCTTAAAAGCTGTGTCAGTAATTCAATCTATTTTCACTTTAGGGACGTGTAATGTCGCGCAGTGAAAAATCATTTACGTTTATCAGCATCGACTGCCGTCTACTGAAGTGAATATTTGAGCCCAAATCTGTATCAGCGAGCCGGTTATCAATATTTGCAGTCGAACAGACGGCGGAGGCAGAAGTCTCAAATTGAAAGTGTCGCTCTGAGATCAGATTTCACTCCTCGCCGATAAAGATGACGGATTAGGTGTCGAGCACGGAGCAGCACAGACAGAGAGtttctgaagaaggagtccAGCTCAGCccggggacaccctggaaagctcgCTGTGAGTGGGTCAAAGTGGCTGACCTGTTGGGttgtgagaggaaatcagagtgttcAGAGTGAGATGCAAAAatcttttaattattattataaattatattaataCCTTTATTTATCATCAcagtattttaatgaaatattgtttttaaatgttttttattctatttacttttttttttctgaaatatttcttttcAAAGATAAATGCATGATGATTTTCCCTCCCTTTTCCCTCCTGACCGTGCTAAAGTTAGCTACTGAGCTAAATAATGTGCCGTAGCATTAGCATCATAACATCACAGTCCACGGAGCTTCTGCTGGTTTTGAGATGCAAGTTAAGGACAAGAAGTTTAAGTTAGATGGTGATACTGTACTAATGTATAATATCTTATATATAAGCGTCAGTGTTTGGAGCTAACGCTAGCATGCTTATTTGCAACGATCCACTAAGTCCAGTTCCATCTCCAGCCCATGTGGAGCGAGTGTCTGGAGGGAAATCTGCCGCTGGACTTCTAAGACTGTTGGAAAGTGTTTACTTTTTTATCAGCAGCCTCACAGACGGCTCTGGCCCAAGGCCCGGTGCCGAGGCCAGATAACTTATCACCGGCTCAAGAGGGGACCACCAGAGGGTGGGTGGGGGCTGGGAGGACCTTTTCTAGTCCAGTGATGAAAAGAATGAAAGGCTTCTCACCTGCTTCAGCTGCGTCTCCGAGTTGACGTGGACGTCGCACGTCTCACAGTAGAAGGTTTTGTTCTGCAGGCCCGTCGACGAACTGGAGGGCGGCGACAGTTTGCTCTTCACTCCGGGTCGAGGGAAGGACTTGATGGAGCCGATGCCGCTGCGAGCTTCTAGCATCGTCTTGTGCTTGGTACCTGCGAGAACACGAGTCAGAACAAGTCAGCGTGTCCCAAAGGCGTCGCCGGTTCAATCTCTCACCGCTGTTGTGAGCGTCCAGCTGCGACGCCGAGTTGACCGCCACCTTGCAGAGCGAGCAGTAGAGCAGCCGCCgagccttctcctcctccgtctccgcATCCGTCTCTGCTTCCTGCTCGCACTCTGGCTCCGGATCCTGATCCGGTTCTGAATCCATCTGGGTCGAACCTTCGTCCCCCCCGATCGTAAAGTTAGCTTCCAAAGACGTTGTCGTGTTCAGGATGAGTGGCGAAGCCACGGGCGTCAGAGTGCTGACGGCGGATACGGGCGCCAGCGGCTGCGTCACTCTGAGAGGCGGCGAGAGTGGTGGCGCTGTGGCGACATCTGCAGGCAGACAGAGCTACTTCAGTATAAACAGTGTCACGATTTACAAACTAACAAGCTGCCATCATTCAAACTGCCCAGTGATGATGTCAGCCATTTTTACACGGGAGTCAGCACTGtctggacaccctggaaagcacGCACGAAGGAGCATGcataaaaatttgaaaaaaaaaaaatgctgaatgtattttgtgtatatatttttattattattaatttatttattacatcaGAAAATGTATCTAAATAAAAAGTAAGTCGCTTCAAAGCAACTATGAATTTAAAATTAATGTAAAAGTAAATttaaagaacaaataaataaaaactgttgGCAAATTGTCTtgagtaaaaatatatatttttaaatagatCCACAAGTGGTGATGAGTTATAAAAAGTGAGGTATGAATTGTTTTGGTGaggtatgattttttttttaactctgggGGAAAGAAAGACTGATTTACTTAAGATTCAAATAAACTGTAAAATGTTGAGGctggataaataaatagatacaagTTAAAAGGTAAATAGATAAAATGTTGTgaacacaatgtaaaaatgtggaaaaaaagaagagaaatttTGAATTTTGAAGTTTTATAAAATTCATTGAAAGCGGAGGCAGGCAGGTCGATGCGTTCGTCCGTTAGAACAACATCACATCTACGGAGTCGCCGCCACGTACTGGAGAAAATGGGATTCTGGATCGATGACGGAGTCTTGCAGTGGTGGGGACTCGCCAAATGAAGATCAAAGTGAGGAGAACCGATCAATACTGAATTATGTGGCGCTATTTTCGTCTGCCATTATACACTGCTCTTACTTCTTCCTGGAGGAGTCGCAGCACTTCGAGGGATCAAAGTTCTCGCCAGTAAATGAACCGACCGGGGTTTATTTTTGCACCTTGGTTTAATTCCAGTGGAGCACTTTCATAGAGTCAGGTCCAAAGTCAAGAATCCTTGGACGAGATGAGCTGAGAACCTATTGTAACTCGGTTATGGAGTCAGCTGAATGAGTCACTTTCGTCCTCTGATCTGAGGTCAGCATATCGAGAAGTTCTTTGACTGTCACTTGGGGGTGGGACTCACTCAGGTGTGTAGGAGTCCTTTTGAGTCACTGGATGGACGACTCAGTAACTCAGACTGTTAAGGTTTTGTAGGACTCAAAGAAGTGATCTTAAGAGGAGACCTGGGGACTCGTCGAGTCGCCTCTGACTCTGAGTTGCTTTGCTCTTCTGAACAATGTTTGAACATGATGGAAGATTCTTTGGCGACGGCGGCGGCAGAGAATAGACCCAATAACTTCTGGACCAGTCCAACTTAACAACCCTGTAAAGCTCAGAATTCCAAATTGTAGTTTTATGCCGCCGAACGTTTACGAGGAAGCTGTAATAATGAAGTTGTTAAATGTGTCACGCTGGGTGAAAATAAAAAGCCCGACGTCGTGCGGCCGTGTTCCAAGCTGAACACCGCAGGATTGTCTTCTCTCTCCGCAGCGCCATCAGCCAGCGGTCGGCGGATTGTCGCTGCGGTCTGCGGAGCCACAAAGATTAAGGGCATTAGCTAATGAAAACAGCCGTCGTAAGAGAGAGGGAACAGTGTTTGGATCCTGCTGAGGTGGAGGCTGAAGTGTGGAACACCCGGGCTGACACTGCTCCGGCTCCAGAACCTTACGAAAGAGTGACTcagccaccacctcctcctgcctGGAAACCCCCTGACTTCAGCCGCACTTGACTAGCAACCAACGTGGCTACACAAACAAGCTCTTCTGAGTTGCAGGCCAAACAGAACTCTGGAGTCTCCACATCCCTTCGCCTTCACACAAGTCCCTGGGAGTCTATTCAGTACAGCAGAGTCGTTGTGACTCATGACTCATGGACCCCAGAGTTGACGGCAGACTACATGAGTCACCTGTCACCTGGACTCCAGACGAGTCAGCGGTCTGAATGTGGGTCACAGGTTTCTGGCTGAGTCTCCTCCAACCAGAGTAGAAACAAATGAACTGCGACAGAGGTCAATGTGTTCAGTGACCAACAGCTGTGGGTTAAAGCAATCCTCCACCACCTCCCGGACCTTCGCTGCAGCGCTGACGCCGCCCAGCAGTCATTACCCAGGAACATGAAGTCGATTGTTTCCCGAAAATGCTTTCAGTTGATCAGATTTGAGCCTGGCGTCAGAGGAGTCGGCGGGACTGGAGCAGCCTGCTGGTCTCCCTGCTCTTCCTCATGAGAGAAGGGCACCAATCCAACATGGCTGttctaatgcatttttatacaTGACATGACGTtggtgtccaccagagggctccaTGGCGCAGCATCCTCCCAGTCACATCAGATCAGAGTGAGTCATTTTcacagaaggtggaggatttctGAGTCATTACTGAgttgtttagtttagttcagTCCTTCTGGACCTGCTGTTACTGGATGGTACTTGAAGCTGGACCTACTTCCTCGTGACCCGGAACGTTGGTCACCTGACTGCAGTGAAGTGTCCCTCCAGTGATCCAGTCCTGCTGCCTGCCCTTGTCTTGTTCCCGCCACATAATGATGTAGAACAACAGGAGCTAGCTAACCGCTCCACTGTAGCCTGATCTGCAGGCGGGCCGCGGTGCCCTTGTGAGGACTGAGCCCCATCTGCCGGGGTGTCATTAAAGAGCCATTTGGCAGGTGATTAAGGCGCTGTGTGGCGCGGCGAGGACGCCCCTCTCCCCGGGAAGCCTCCTGTCATCCATAACCCCCCTCACTGGGACCCGACCGGCTCCGGAGGCCCAGTGAAGAACTCAATCCGCTCTCATTAATGGAGGTAATGGCGGCCATCCATCTAAAGTTCAGGCcggcgagcgagcgagcgagaggaCGGGCAAATCATCGGAGAGAGCGAGACTTGAATTAAGGCGAGCGCGGTAAACAAAGGTGGGGGTCAGCTGCTGGTTTTCTAAACTCACCGGAGCAAGACGCTGCTCCACCTGAGAAGCTCACGGATCCAGAGACAAAGCTGAGTACAGCAGCcggactggaggaggaggagggagccgCCCGACCCGCCAGGACCACGgcttctttcttccttcctcctcgcTCAGACCAGGAGTCGCTTCCTGACTGGAGCTCTTTCATGGAAGGAGGGACAGGAGTCCCTCATGGCCGACGGCGTCCGTCCCATTCCACTTGACATGGCCGACCCTCGTCTTCTAATGGTGACTGACTTCATGACTGACGGGTGTAGAGGGAAGGACTCGCTGTCCATGAGTGAGCGTGCACGGCTGTTCCACCACCAGAAGGCCTCCCCTTTGTTGTGTCTCCTTCGTGGCTCTTTATTTCCCTCCTCTTGGGTTTAGCTGTAGCCATTTTTGATGTCTCTCTGGGCTGGCTGTTCCTGCGCTGCTCAGGTTGGGAGTATTTGGTTGGGTGTTTCTACTTTGCTTTTCCTGCGCGTTGTGTTTGTAATTCTATTAACTTATTTCTTGATTTTAAGATATTATTTTGGCGCtcgatttttgtgttttcaaattaGTGTCTtttagtggggtttttttttctatttgttttaaTTCCGGAAATTCtactttcatttttgtttcctctggttTGTGTTATAGCTCGTTCTTGTTTGTGTATTGTTaggtcttttttatttgtgtttggttttttttcagctttgtttgtgtttattttcttaaaataaatatatccagAGTAGGAttgattttatttctcttttgttttccacttaGCTGTTGGCATTGCTCTACATGAgccttgtgtttgtttattgtgtttgtttttcttcggAGCTGTGTTTGTAGCATCACATGTCACCTTTTCTGGGCGTTGTTTTTGCTTCcttctgtgttttgtgttttagtttttcgtattgcctctttttttttctttggtggttGTGTTTTTGGCTTCAGCTCTATAGAGATGGCATCGTCTCTCGGGGGCCACAGCATCTCACCCTCCCAACCTTCGTGCACGACACCCCACCTCTCTGACACCGTGACAGTGTGTTGATCAGCCCTGAAGTGACGCGCAGATTTGCATTTTAGAGcctcagtgggaggaaaccacgCACCTCCAGCACTTCACTTCAGCGAGTCCCTTTTCTATTTCATCCAGGGCAAATGATCCGAGGCTAATTTCTGTCGGGATGTTTCCGTCCTGAAATCCCCCGCCGGTGATCTTCAGCCGATCCAATCCCGCCGGTGCCGCGGCTGTCAATTCCTGCGAAGGCGGCGAGGTTGTTTTAAGGGCAGACGAGGAGGGTCTTCCGCTGACGCTCCCCTGACAGCCGGCTCTTTATTAGCTAATATCAGGCTACATTTCCTCGGGCGGTGGGCCGGAACCGCTCTCGACCCCTCGGCTCTCACGGCGGCGAGGACGGCGGGGAGCTTGACAGGCGACGCATCAGGCTGATGTGTCGCGACGCTTCCTTTAGCGCCACCCTGTGATTAAACACTCGCTCAGCGGTTTAATTCCAGTGTTGCGTTGTTTGGATGATGCAGCGAGAGAAAGACGTTCTGtctggtggatggatggatggacttcTGCGATTCCTCCAGCCCGGTGTTTTTGGACTCGCAGCGGCAATTTGCATAAATCAGAGCAACAAGACGGAGATCCACAACTGCTCAAAAGAGGATTCTGAATCTCTCACtcttaacattatgaccatctcACGGTGAGAACGACTGAGTCTTTTAAGAGTAGTTGAAGTCTGAATCACTTCCTGTCTAGCTTCTTCACGACAGATCATGTTTCCGAGTCTCAGCAGCTTCCCGTCAACTTTGGCGAGTCATTGAGGGGAAGTCATTTTTCACCGAGTCCTTTAAGGAAACCGACTCAATTTTCTCAAATTTACATTACAAGTCGTCATACCGTTGTTCTAGCATAGACATCACCACACATCTAAGCTGTTCACACAATACTCAAAAGAATTGAATCCAAGGCCGTGAGGAAAAGAGAATCCATGACTCATGGGTTTATGAAAGGAGAAAGAACTCCAGTAAAAATAACGACTCAGCTCACAAATCCTTCAACGTGGATTTAAAGTTGGAATTTTGAAAATCAAATGTTTCAAAAGTGAAGATTGGAAAAGTGGGTCGActtccttttcctttcttttttttttgtctaacaATAAAACgctaaactccattcatctcgTCTCTTCCGTGCAGACGTGCCGGGATAACAAAAGACTCTTCATGCTAACTCTGGTGATAAGACATAAAAGTGCGTGTCCTTCTTGGGCTCGCTCGGGCCATTACTCTTTTTCCCAAAACGCGGCTTTTATTTTCTCCACTTTAGCGCCGCTGATACACCGTCAAACGCTGGAGCCGCTCAGATAATGCAGCCTCCCTCTGCCTCGGCAATTAATTCATCTGACACCCGCCGCATTAATATTCATTACCTGCCGCCTCTGGTGACAAACCGCCACGGTAGCGCTGGCGAGCGAAGGAATCTCAGATgttctttacatttttaaatgatgaatagCCGCGCGTGGGTTGGACTGTGACGCCGTGTTGTTTTAAGGTCACTTGAGGTCGGCCACGGTGTGTTTACACTTGTGGAGAAGCGTGAAAGTGAaaggcacaaaggatcatcgcggactctacttATCCCCACTATGCACTGTTCCATAGCATCCGACGCAGAatcaccagattcaggaatagtgtgctgtcaggctgctgaacgttagacagtagctgcaatactgttcagttgtttatttgtacatcttcttgaCTAGAATTTatctaacatttatttatttttggacatatagttttgtttttggaaactggaggcctcagaccgaaatttcgttgctataatatagtgatatgtttttgtgcaaagaaagtctaagtctaaggaGGTCAGCGGCGGCCATGTTCAATTCAAGATAAGCGCCATTTTTGTGCTTaaattaatgttaaaaaaatagaaagttTGGCTGTATTTACGAGTCACTTAATGGATCCTTTGAGCCGTCCTGCCGGGACTCACAGGGGGAAGCAGGGGCGGGGGCCGGCACCCCATTACTGTCCTTCACTTGTAATctattttcatttctgcttccaaatctattttttaaattgggGAAAATCACTCCGTCCAGATTCACCCCGACAGGTCGACCAGAAACATGGTCAGGCAATGAAACACACTGAGTTGTTCGAACCCCAGACACACAGGTGTTCTGCCTCACAGCCCAGGTCATAATACCACAGCCAGTGTGATGCTCAAGGGCAGGGGCAGGTGACCTGCGCTTCCAGTTGGATAATACGTTGTTTGAGTTGAGTGGGTTTTGTTTCACAGTTGTGTTTGTAGTGTTTGTATTTGCAGCTCTACTGTGGTGTTTGTGGTTCTGTGTCATACCTGCTCCGCCCCACCCCCCACTCCAAGAAGCTGTTTGGTACCTGAAACTATTCACAAATGTATTCACAGAGCTGgtgttacatccaggtaactgcTATTTCTATGTCATACATGTGGCGCCCTCTAACAGGCTTTGCAATCGAGCAGCCTGTTCGAGGGATTTGCATATATTCATAAAACTgaagttacatccaggtaactactATTTTCAtactgctgttgtgtttgctcATTTCGGCACGTCTGTctattttagttttttgtttttgcttcctcTGGTCCGTGTTCTCTCTTGTGTTGGTcttttctgtctctgctgcactttcaactttttttttgttttcaacttggctggatgttttattgtttttttcccagccATTTGTAGATTTTGTTTTGCACACTTTTTTCTCAGTTTTTTCAATATCCAGTGCAAGTTTATTTTCTTAGTCGTGACCTCTTCCTGGTTTGTTTCTGTGCTAGCTGAGGGTTTTACGCTAACACAACATGTAGCTACACTTGTCCTTCCATGTAAAATTCCCGCCATGTTGGCGATGGCGTGGAGTTTAATCCCACGTCATCGTCGTGACCAGCCTCTTCCCTTCACtgtgactctgagtctctccaggAGAAGAGGCTCGCACCACATGGAGCTCTTTCACAGTGAACGGCAGCttagagggaaaaaaagtttggcGAGCTCGCTCCACTTAACGGTTTGACATTTGTACAGAAGCTTAGCGACTCGGCGGATGGAGCGCAGCCAAATGAACCCCGCAATTAAAGGCTGACGTTAATATTTCATAAATGCAAGTCGCTCAAACCGACAGCTGGAATCTGCTCCGCAGCCCAGGAAAAGGCCAGACTTGAGAGCAAAGGTCACGGCGCCCAGCCCCATCCAGAAATGTGCTCTCAATTTGAATAGTTGTGGAAACTGGAAGACGGCGGAGGCTAAATTGATCCCAGAACAGGAGATGTTTCGCAAAAACAGCCCCGTGACCTAACATGGGCCGAGTCATCGAATCAGAACTTTGGGAGGAACAACGTGACACGTCGCAGGCGATGAGGCGTCATCTGGTTCCCGTCAGGTCCtggacttgtttttgtttactttgtgaAGCCGGGATCAGGATCAGTTTTTGGCAGGCACCTGGCCAAGATCAGCGGATTTAAACAGCCACCTGCCTCACAGTGACGCCGGCGGAATACTGAAGCGGAGAGTCGGAATGTTGTGGAGAGGAGTCGAGCAACGTGATGGTTTAGGTGCGACAAGATCATAAGTCAGCAAAAACTGACGGATgacagaataaaaaagaaatcctAACTCCAAAGACTAAATATAatgataatcataataatcataataatgaatTTGATAAACCATAAAaaattttgaaaagaaaaggaaaaagacaaacaatataGTAAATAAATTTGACAAACAAGGACTGAAATATAATGTAAAAGCAATgtaaaaaaatcttattttttatttgttggtgTAAAGACACCAACAAATAAATTGATTAATTAATTCacaatttaattatttaataatagaatataataatataatatagttaaataatttatattttcttcaataaagatacaaaaacattaaaaaacatacaaacaaacacatctaTTTATGATTAACataaaacaaagacaagaaaaaacgttttagaacaaaaactgctttttttaaatgtagaaaatatatacatatttaagaGTAAAAGTAAATGGAATTAATAAAAAGTCTTCTATCAAGCTTCAGAGATGATGTCATGCTCATTTCTGAACGGCTCCACCAACCTCCCGACTGCACGGATCTGCGGAGCTGGGTCGGACGTGAGAACTCGACACCGGACCTCAGAGCCAGAGCCTGAGGTCATGAGCCCCAGTCCCTCCAAGCTCCCAGTGAGACACGCTGTGCAGCGCGGTGCGTTCAGGGACCACAAACCTTTCCTGTCATCCAGAATCTGCGTGGTGCCGTCCAGGCCGCCCGTCTCCTTGGTAACTGCCGAGCCCTTCAGCTTGGTCTTGGGGGCGTCCAGGGCTTTGAGCTTCTTGGCGTGTTTGGTTCCCTTGTAGTGGGCCAGGGCCTGGCTCTGTGGGGGATCAGACATGTGCTGAGAGCTGCAGAGCTCAGAACAGAAACACGACTGCAGCAGATGATGGACCGGGCCAGGCCCAGTCTGGTCCAGCTCACATGCTCCAGTTAATGAGATGTTTTCCACTTCAGCAGTTTTGTTAATCTGTTTATTTACTTCCACTCACACGGAAAGTTTTAAtcttcacttttgtttcatgtttttaattttaacatgccttatttcatctgaatgtgAATGTTTCATTGAACTGTCATGGAAACAAatggtcatttttcatttattatttgtattatttctgCTCATTACAGTGTCTCTTGTGGTGTGTTTCACCTCCACCTTTTAAGAACTCAAGTGAATTGTACCCACATAAACAATGAGGGAACCGGAGCCTGTGAATGTTAGTCTTGGATTCACGTCATGTCAGATCATTTTGCGGTCGCTATGGCAGCAGGTAAACAGTGTTTCCACAGAAATAACACTGAAAATATTCACGTCAAATATTCATCATAATCTTCCCTCCCAGACTGGGCCTTCATCATTAGATCACCATAGAAACCTGAGGTGAAACTGGCGTCCCTGCAAGGCGCGGCGCGGCgtctttattattaataaacgCGAGCAGACTGACTGCTGACATTTAATTTACGGGAGAATATTTGAATTTGCGACGCGGCGTCGGGCTTCACcttggtgcacacacacacacacacacacacacactctttaaCTCGTCCTTGTTGACTCGACTTCGCCTGCGGCTGTGAGTGAGAATAAACAAGTGGAAGCTTCGTCGTCCGGGGGACGTTTGCGCGCTTGTCCAGACCGAGGTCTGACTCTGAGGTCACCAGCGTGCAGGTCTTTAGTTTAGCATGTCCTCGTTCAAACTCGCCCTCACATCTGTGGCGGCAGCTGGCGTCATGACACCTCGTGCTAAAATATCAGCCGCTAACAAGCCGACGTGACACGCGCAGTCGAGTGTCTCATTTGTGCGGCAGCTTCCCGACACCTCCAGCACACTTGTCAATGGTTCCACCCCATTCCAGTCCAGGTTTTTCCCACTTCCTTTCCTCGCTAGCTCAGTGGGTTGCGAACTTGGTCTCACACCGTGACGTCATCGTGAGCGTTGAACTCCGACAGTCACCAAAGCGGCTGCAGAGGTGCGGTTGCTTATTATGGGATGCTGATACTGAGGCATCCAAAGTTGATGGTGTGAGTGACTGAGCTCTGTCTGAGTCTCCGCAGGGTTCCT encodes the following:
- the znf385d gene encoding zinc finger protein 385D, whose translation is MESSMFFGNTCQNGLMPALMRPTLPAVPTSLAMKQFLPFPLENAVSLFPGLNTMDPVQKAVLHHSLALPTSVKRRHVSCSVCQLRFNSQSQALAHYKGTKHAKKLKALDAPKTKLKGSAVTKETGGLDGTTQILDDRKDVATAPPLSPPLRVTQPLAPVSAVSTLTPVASPLILNTTTSLEANFTIGGDEGSTQMDSEPDQDPEPECEQEAETDAETEEEKARRLLYCSLCKVAVNSASQLDAHNSGTKHKTMLEARSGIGSIKSFPRPGVKSKLSPPSSSSTGLQNKTFYCETCDVHVNSETQLKQHISSRRHKDRAAGKPAKPKYSPYSKPPKGQSKQPLKLPLSKERPGLSSPIIPAHLAAFAAAIGGSFTPRPGHAPSPALFQSQTLPAALLRPAPGPVRTPHSQVLFTPY